In one window of Acanthopagrus latus isolate v.2019 chromosome 15, fAcaLat1.1, whole genome shotgun sequence DNA:
- the LOC119033161 gene encoding MAD2L1-binding protein-like, with translation MMQCGEQPAGTFKTMAEDPNIFKPTLNSEYADNKTVFKTGESEVKRRLSFTSDKAISSVEEPNVTCEVLTLLSFTDDSNSCGNSAEQLSPQAVNTLLKAKNGAELKEATPEHRLNTKQHRVKSSEDKENTATTITPDNTQEQGTSGQSSVQDSNVTPSKQHNNTEASDAEVVRRAREEGLVSVVFPGTATQEGCCRFVSEILKCILYQRQQLPMTYDQLVYSQKKQQASVQDKDTVSRRPVQSADMDGRKCQQTLQELEEVLQQLEVLFSISRVPRVLLLMGGSLVLPKEIYEINMEALVVASGDQCLRVSSCLRQLFRTLFVADLLSDTKPVRLMSTTVLVLAHRDCGVGWFRPKLQFKVPTRVKNQVIALSTDPSTCKGQRAEGSDWQDYVWFQAPMAIRGFSK, from the exons ATGATGCAGTGCGGGGAACAGCCGGCGGGGACATTCAAAACTATGGCAGAAGACCCGAATATATTTAAACCAACTTTAAACTCGGAATATGCCGACAATAAGACGGTTTTTAAAACCGGTGAAAGTGAGGTGAAGAGACGCCTTTCGTTTACGTCGGATAAAGCTATCAGCAGCGTGGAGGAGCCGAATGTGACGTGTGAAGTTTTAACGTTACTGAGTTTTACCGACGACTCAAATTCATGCGGAAATTCTGCCGAGCAGCTCTCCCCGCAGGCCGTAAACACACTCTTAAAGGCGAAAAATGGGGCTGAATTGAAAGAGGCCACACCTGAACACCGACTAAATACAAAACAGCATCGTGTGAAGAGCAGCGAAGACAAGGAAAACACCGCCACAACCATCACTCCAG ACAACACTCAAGAACAAGGGACTTCTGGTCAGTCCAGTGTGCAAGATTCCAATGTGACTCCCAGtaaacaacacaataacacaGAGGCCAGTGATGCTGAGGTGGTGAGAAGGGCACGGGAGGAGGGCCTTGTGAGCGTGGTCTTCCCCGGCACTGCAACTCAGGAAGGCTGCTGCCGCTTCGTCAGCGAGATCCTCAAGTGCATTCTCTATCAGAGGCAGCAGCTACCCATGACATATGACCAGCTGGTGTACTCGCAGAAGAAACAGCAAGCCTCAGTGCAG GATAAAGACACAGTGAGTCGGAGGCCAGTGCAGTCTGCAGACATGGACGGGCGCAAGTGTCAGCAGACCcttcaggagctggaggaggtgctgcagcagctggaggtgctGTTTTCCATCAGCAGGGTGCCCCGCGTGTTACTGCTAATGGGTGGCTCCCTCGTCCTCCCCAAAGAGATCTACGAGATCAACATGGAGGCTCTGGTCGTGGCCAGTGGAGATCAATGTCTGCGGGTATCCTCCTGCTTAAGGCAGCTCTTCCGCACACTCTTCGTAGCTGACCTTTTGTCCGACACCAAACCCGTTCGTTTAATGTCCACCACGGTGTTGGTGCTGGCTCACCGGGATTGTGGTGTGGGTTGGTTTCGCCCTAAACTACAATTTAAAGTGCCAACCCGAGTAAAGAACCAAGTAATTGCTCTGTCTACTGACCCCAGCACCTGTAAGGGACAGAGGGCAGAGGGTTCAGACTGGCAGGATTATGTGTGGTTTCAGGCACCCATGGCTATCAGGGGCTTCAGCAAGTGA